One Microlunatus soli genomic window carries:
- a CDS encoding nitrilase-related carbon-nitrogen hydrolase: MVDPFVVVALSPRTITVNERADALQNVKRINEFMDTGAMVGAWEGAPVRLVVIPEMAIQGMIANTPGNRAREAQFAVEIPGPETDELAKKARELNTYIAAELYMVRDDDFPDRYFNVAFIIDPRGEIVYKRYKATSDAYEGGMLGNMNPHDVWDDFVEKKGNGDVMEAIFPVARTEIGNIGIAICHEGVYPEIARGLAMNGAEIIIRPTLIEPAVMSGMWELQNRAHALFNSAYVVAPNLGPEVRADGSMQDLFGGRSMIVDNRGQIVAQQTGWTSGDSFVCTTIDIEALRRARIANGLYNQFKDLRTEQYRAIYDRPIYPKNQYRDQPPTEGWLEREANTRATNIATLVDRGVLVPPTGYPTDGSGGAAADARATDGAAD; encoded by the coding sequence ATGGTCGACCCGTTTGTCGTGGTGGCGCTGTCGCCCCGAACGATCACGGTCAACGAGCGCGCAGATGCTCTGCAGAACGTCAAGCGCATCAACGAATTCATGGACACCGGCGCGATGGTCGGGGCCTGGGAGGGTGCCCCGGTCCGGCTCGTGGTGATACCCGAGATGGCGATCCAGGGGATGATCGCCAACACTCCCGGTAATCGCGCCCGGGAGGCGCAGTTCGCTGTGGAGATTCCCGGACCGGAGACCGACGAGTTGGCCAAGAAGGCCCGCGAGCTCAACACCTACATCGCCGCCGAGCTGTACATGGTGCGCGATGACGACTTCCCCGATCGCTACTTCAACGTCGCCTTCATCATCGACCCGCGCGGCGAGATCGTCTACAAGCGGTACAAGGCGACCAGTGACGCCTACGAGGGCGGGATGCTCGGCAATATGAATCCGCACGACGTGTGGGACGACTTCGTCGAGAAGAAGGGGAACGGCGACGTGATGGAGGCGATCTTTCCCGTCGCCCGCACCGAGATCGGCAATATCGGGATCGCGATCTGTCACGAAGGGGTCTACCCGGAGATCGCCCGCGGTCTGGCGATGAACGGCGCGGAGATCATCATCCGGCCGACGCTGATCGAACCGGCTGTGATGTCGGGCATGTGGGAGCTGCAGAACCGGGCTCACGCCCTGTTCAATTCCGCCTACGTGGTGGCCCCGAATCTCGGCCCCGAGGTCCGCGCCGACGGCAGCATGCAGGATCTGTTCGGTGGCCGTTCCATGATCGTCGACAATCGTGGGCAGATCGTCGCCCAGCAGACCGGCTGGACCAGCGGGGACTCCTTCGTCTGTACGACGATCGACATCGAAGCGCTGCGCCGGGCGCGGATCGCCAACGGTCTGTACAACCAGTTCAAGGATCTGCGGACCGAGCAGTATCGAGCGATCTACGACCGTCCGATCTACCCGAAGAACCAGTACCGTGATCAACCGCCCACCGAGGGTTGGCTGGAACGTGAGGCGAACACCCGGGCAACCAACATCGCCACGCTGGTCGACCGCGGGGTCCTGGTGCCGCCGACCGGGTACCCGACCGACGGCAGCGGCGGCGCGGCTGCCGATGCCCGAGCAACCGACGGCGCAGCCGACTGA
- the hutI gene encoding imidazolonepropionase, protein MTSDNQHPGSTVITGIGELVSCESETPGATGPLSVITDAAVVYESGSGRADSGQADSGQADSGQADSGQAGSERADAGPRISWIGPAAAAPAADRQIDLAGRCLLPGFVDSHTHLVYAGDRSAEFAARMTGAGYDGGGIASTVAATRAASDDQLRSLLRQRIEECRRQGTTTVEIKSGYGLSVDDERRMLRLAREVSTETTFLGGHVVPPEARDNRAGYVELVRGPMLEACAPYARWIDVFCEPHSPHAFTEEESRAILGAGIAAGLLPRVHGNQLGPGPGAALAVEVDAASVDHCTYLTAVDIDALAGSSTVATLLPGVEFSTRSPYPDARRLLDAGVTVALATDCNPGTCNSSSVPLMIALAVREMGMTAEEAVWAATRGSAASLRRQDIGRIAVGARADFAVLDAPSYLHLPYRPGVPIAHHLAL, encoded by the coding sequence ATGACCAGCGACAACCAGCATCCGGGTAGCACCGTGATCACCGGGATCGGCGAGCTCGTCAGCTGCGAGTCGGAGACACCGGGTGCGACCGGACCGTTGTCGGTGATCACGGACGCCGCGGTGGTCTACGAGTCCGGTTCGGGTCGAGCAGATTCGGGTCAGGCAGATTCGGGTCAGGCAGATTCGGGTCAGGCAGATTCGGGTCAGGCAGGCTCGGAGAGAGCCGACGCGGGACCCAGGATCAGCTGGATCGGCCCGGCGGCCGCCGCACCGGCCGCCGACCGGCAGATCGATCTGGCCGGCCGCTGTCTGCTGCCCGGCTTCGTCGACAGCCATACCCACCTGGTCTACGCCGGCGATCGATCGGCCGAGTTCGCCGCCCGGATGACCGGGGCCGGCTATGACGGCGGAGGCATCGCCAGCACGGTAGCAGCGACCCGCGCGGCCAGCGATGATCAACTCCGGTCCCTGCTCCGGCAGCGGATCGAGGAGTGCCGGCGGCAGGGCACGACCACCGTGGAGATCAAGAGCGGCTACGGGCTGTCGGTCGACGATGAGCGGCGGATGCTCCGGCTGGCGCGCGAGGTCAGCACCGAGACCACCTTCCTCGGCGGGCACGTGGTGCCGCCCGAGGCTCGCGACAACCGCGCCGGCTATGTCGAGCTGGTCCGGGGACCGATGCTGGAGGCCTGTGCGCCGTACGCCCGCTGGATCGACGTCTTCTGCGAACCGCACAGCCCGCATGCGTTCACCGAGGAGGAGAGCCGCGCGATCCTCGGCGCGGGCATCGCCGCCGGGCTGTTGCCCCGGGTGCACGGCAATCAGCTCGGCCCCGGACCGGGAGCCGCCCTGGCGGTCGAGGTGGACGCGGCCAGTGTTGATCACTGCACCTACCTGACCGCCGTCGATATCGACGCGCTGGCCGGGTCGTCCACGGTGGCGACCTTGTTGCCGGGTGTGGAGTTCAGCACCCGGTCGCCGTATCCGGATGCCCGTCGGCTGCTCGATGCCGGCGTCACCGTCGCCCTGGCCACCGACTGCAACCCCGGCACCTGCAATTCCAGCTCGGTACCGCTGATGATCGCGCTGGCGGTACGCGAGATGGGCATGACGGCGGAGGAGGCGGTGTGGGCCGCGACCCGGGGCTCGGCGGCATCGCTGCGCCGGCAGGACATCGGCCGGATCGCGGTCGGCGCCAGGGCGGACTTCGCCGTCCTGGACGCTCCGAGCTATCTGCACCTGCCGTACCGCCCCGGTGTCCCGATCGCACACCACCTGGCGCTCTGA